A single region of the Flavobacteriales bacterium genome encodes:
- a CDS encoding PKD domain-containing protein, with amino-acid sequence MSIFCATLSFSQGWVTNNVNVVIKDNASIVIPGDSGNYINRGSGLVLTKIDGNIYLGGNWINNGTSPAIGNNAGTVILKGGGNQEITGTTSTSFFNLELSGIGNKHLRITTLVGGGFSGLKTGKLIMSNHNLILNSKTLILNNSSKNAISRSSGLLIGDTDPTLGYGKVQWNIRNASVGSIFYVPFGSIDNMAVPLIFEVKSVGNQSFDSGFVSLATYPTNAGNSPNNRPLPIGVTHLNNKYNIENDIKSVDRFFILNGGGYTVNPNLSIGFSYLDRELGGTNTIDETKLEAAKFENLSNKWNYDLKGSTQPLSNLTLAETTSNYEGAWVLHIPAICPIADFVFTNECFQTPMLFTDNSKIISETIDTSVWVYDFNELYNQNNLFHTFGSDGFFDVKRKVRGDRGCWDSITKQVQVFPLPKSSFVYSDTCLTDNVNFQSTSSTKLGNPINVEWQIESNIYKSPNVTHSFSTVGAKLIQLISSNTFGCKDTLLKNIEIEPIPIPDFSFNDVCEQQLADFQDLSTSKGKIIDWTWKSGGNVVSRNPVLSHQFNLPGTYNIQLAVENEFGCSDSTTRTLTVHAKANAKFDAFPKDIYITDPYVNFIQSGSNANIWQWRFGDFSDEEYGSEVFHQYGDTGLFSVRLIANNDFGCADTFYRTILIKPDLRIWIPNAFSPGPENDINKTFGPGGMLYGLKSMEMDIYNRWGELIYHSETIDKPWNGTYKGQLVQPGTYLYLMKIRDVYGNIKWYNGTVTVTR; translated from the coding sequence TTGTCCATTTTTTGTGCCACTCTATCCTTTTCTCAAGGGTGGGTAACCAATAACGTAAATGTTGTTATAAAAGACAATGCAAGCATTGTAATTCCGGGTGACTCAGGTAATTATATCAACCGTGGTTCGGGTTTAGTTTTAACCAAAATCGATGGAAATATTTACCTCGGCGGAAATTGGATTAACAACGGCACATCACCCGCAATTGGAAACAATGCCGGAACCGTAATTCTAAAAGGAGGAGGAAATCAAGAGATAACCGGAACAACATCCACATCCTTTTTTAATCTTGAGCTGTCTGGAATAGGCAACAAACACTTGAGGATAACTACGCTGGTGGGAGGTGGCTTTAGCGGATTAAAAACAGGAAAACTAATTATGTCAAATCACAACCTTATACTTAATTCTAAAACCTTGATTTTAAACAATTCAAGCAAAAATGCCATTTCAAGAAGCAGTGGTTTGTTGATTGGAGATACTGATCCAACTCTTGGATACGGCAAGGTTCAATGGAATATTAGAAATGCTTCGGTTGGAAGCATATTTTATGTTCCATTTGGTAGTATCGACAATATGGCTGTTCCACTAATATTTGAAGTTAAATCCGTTGGAAACCAAAGTTTTGATTCCGGCTTTGTTTCACTGGCCACCTACCCAACTAATGCTGGAAATTCACCAAACAACCGACCCCTACCGATAGGTGTTACTCATTTGAACAATAAATACAATATTGAAAATGATATTAAATCGGTTGACCGATTTTTCATACTAAACGGCGGTGGTTACACTGTTAACCCCAATTTGAGCATCGGTTTTTCTTATTTAGATCGAGAGCTTGGAGGAACCAATACTATTGATGAAACAAAACTTGAGGCTGCTAAATTTGAAAACTTGTCGAACAAATGGAACTACGATTTGAAGGGAAGCACACAGCCTTTGTCAAATTTAACATTGGCTGAAACCACGTCAAACTATGAGGGTGCTTGGGTGTTACACATACCTGCTATTTGCCCTATAGCTGATTTTGTTTTTACAAACGAATGTTTTCAAACTCCGATGTTATTTACCGACAATTCAAAAATTATTTCAGAAACCATTGATACAAGTGTCTGGGTATATGATTTTAATGAGCTTTATAACCAAAACAACCTGTTTCACACATTCGGTAGTGATGGCTTTTTTGATGTAAAAAGAAAAGTGCGAGGCGACCGCGGATGTTGGGATTCTATCACAAAACAGGTTCAAGTATTTCCGCTTCCCAAAAGTAGTTTTGTTTATAGTGATACATGCCTTACCGACAACGTTAATTTTCAATCTACTTCTTCCACAAAACTTGGCAACCCGATAAATGTAGAATGGCAAATAGAGTCGAACATTTACAAAAGTCCCAATGTAACACATTCATTTTCAACTGTAGGAGCTAAATTGATACAACTTATTTCTTCAAACACATTCGGTTGCAAAGACACACTTTTAAAGAACATTGAAATAGAGCCAATTCCAATTCCTGACTTTTCTTTTAATGATGTTTGTGAACAACAGTTGGCTGATTTTCAAGACCTTAGCACTTCAAAGGGTAAAATTATAGATTGGACATGGAAAAGCGGAGGCAATGTGGTGTCAAGAAATCCAGTACTTTCTCATCAATTCAACCTGCCAGGAACGTATAATATACAGCTTGCGGTAGAAAACGAGTTTGGTTGTTCCGACTCAACAACCCGAACATTAACCGTTCACGCAAAAGCGAATGCCAAGTTTGATGCTTTCCCAAAGGATATTTATATAACCGACCCTTATGTAAATTTTATTCAGTCGGGAAGTAACGCCAATATATGGCAATGGCGGTTTGGAGATTTTAGTGATGAAGAGTATGGTTCAGAGGTTTTTCATCAATATGGAGACACTGGTCTTTTTAGCGTTCGATTAATTGCAAACAACGACTTTGGCTGTGCAGATACGTTTTATAGAACAATTCTAATAAAACCGGATTTGAGAATATGGATTCCAAATGCTTTTAGCCCTGGACCCGAAAACGATATAAATAAAACCTTTGGCCCGGGAGGAATGCTTTATGGCTTAAAATCAATGGAAATGGATATATACAACCGCTGGGGTGAGCTGATATATCACAGCGAAACAATAGATAAACCGTGGAATGGGACGTATAAAGGCCAATTGGTTCAACCGGGAACCTATTTATATCTAATGAAAATTAGAGATGTTTATGGAAATATTAAGTGGTACAATGGCACGGTAACCGTAACCCGTTAA
- a CDS encoding TonB-dependent receptor, which translates to MNRVLGLILFLLGSGMAFGQNYTISGKITDSTSGEDLIYSTVLVKGKQMGTVSNDYGFFSITLQKGSYTLVFEYSGYKSKEILINLNANTTLNVELAPTANMLSIATVDAKSEKRKVENKEISVVDMDIKTIKEIPVIFGEVDVLKTITLLPGIQSAGEGNSGINVRGGSQDQNLILLDEATVYNASHLLGFFSVFNGDAIKDVQVYKGGIPASNGGRLASLIDIKMKDGNNKKYGATGGIGTISSRLTVEGPIKKDTSSFMLAGRRSYADIFLPLANSEAAKQSKLYFYDFNLKTNYRISDKDKLFISGYFGKDVLGFSNLFTTSWGNSTGTLRWNHLLTKKLFSNTSLVYSNFDYGFDFSFAENAAYGLKQKIEDYYVKQDFSYYANPNRTIRYGVQITRHFFSPGTFYPANEETAKNFTELVLEKKHALENALYYDDQIKFNPRFNVRYGLRFSSFSNIGGTEYTYTKDEVYKPVDTLTVATKYGKNEIYNTYWGFEPRLAVSYNLTTRMALKGSYNRTYQYIQQATNTASAFPTDQWFSSNLNIKPQSADQVSAGLFQNFKNGIETSVEVYYKWMHNQIDYRNEAQLFFNENLDGELLLGKGNAYGTELYINKTKGKVTGFISYTLAKTTRTTEGINNGNPYRANFDLRNNLAIVLNTKIVSRLSATAAFIYTTGKPFTSVEGKYFFEGQWNSIYGKRNSTRIPDYHRLDVGFTWKNKDSKKFKSSWNFSVYNAYNRANAYAVYFRKATQKDAAENATIKEGDDVAVQVTLFKIIPAITWNFEF; encoded by the coding sequence ATGAATAGAGTTTTAGGGTTAATACTCTTTTTACTTGGAAGCGGCATGGCTTTTGGCCAAAATTATACCATCAGTGGAAAAATTACCGATTCTACCTCTGGGGAAGATTTGATTTACTCCACCGTTTTGGTAAAAGGAAAACAAATGGGAACCGTAAGCAATGATTATGGCTTTTTTTCAATTACCCTCCAGAAAGGAAGTTATACATTAGTTTTTGAGTATTCTGGATATAAATCTAAGGAAATATTAATCAACCTAAATGCAAACACCACGCTAAACGTAGAGCTTGCTCCAACGGCCAACATGTTGAGCATAGCCACAGTTGATGCAAAATCCGAAAAAAGAAAAGTTGAAAACAAAGAAATTTCAGTGGTTGATATGGATATAAAAACCATAAAAGAAATTCCAGTAATTTTTGGTGAAGTTGATGTTTTAAAAACCATTACTTTATTGCCCGGCATACAATCTGCGGGTGAAGGAAATTCTGGCATTAATGTGCGTGGTGGTTCGCAAGATCAAAATTTGATTTTGCTCGATGAAGCCACCGTTTATAATGCCTCGCATTTGTTAGGCTTTTTCTCCGTTTTTAATGGTGATGCAATAAAAGATGTTCAGGTATATAAAGGTGGAATTCCAGCATCAAATGGTGGCCGCTTAGCCTCTCTTATTGACATAAAAATGAAGGATGGTAACAACAAAAAATATGGTGCCACCGGTGGCATTGGCACCATCAGCAGTCGCCTTACAGTAGAGGGTCCAATAAAAAAAGACACCTCATCATTTATGTTAGCCGGAAGACGCTCGTATGCCGATATTTTTTTACCACTAGCCAACTCGGAAGCAGCCAAACAGAGCAAACTCTACTTTTATGATTTTAACTTGAAAACCAACTACCGTATTTCAGACAAAGACAAGTTATTTATAAGTGGTTATTTTGGCAAAGATGTTTTAGGTTTTAGCAACTTATTTACCACCAGTTGGGGCAACTCTACCGGAACTTTGAGGTGGAATCACTTGTTAACAAAGAAACTCTTTTCTAATACCTCTTTAGTTTATAGCAATTTTGATTATGGCTTTGATTTCAGTTTTGCTGAAAACGCTGCTTATGGGCTAAAACAAAAAATTGAAGACTATTACGTAAAACAGGATTTTTCATACTATGCCAACCCCAACAGAACCATTCGATATGGTGTTCAAATAACGCGACATTTCTTTAGCCCCGGAACGTTTTATCCTGCCAATGAAGAAACCGCCAAAAACTTTACCGAGTTGGTTTTAGAGAAAAAACATGCACTTGAAAATGCACTATATTATGACGACCAAATAAAATTCAACCCTCGATTTAATGTACGCTATGGATTACGATTTTCTTCATTTTCAAATATTGGCGGAACAGAATATACTTATACAAAAGATGAGGTCTATAAACCGGTTGACACATTAACAGTAGCAACTAAATATGGTAAAAACGAAATCTACAACACCTATTGGGGATTTGAACCACGGTTGGCAGTCAGTTATAATCTCACAACCCGAATGGCATTAAAAGGTTCATACAACCGAACCTACCAATACATTCAACAGGCCACCAACACGGCCTCGGCCTTTCCTACCGACCAATGGTTTAGCTCTAACCTGAATATTAAGCCTCAATCTGCAGATCAAGTATCTGCGGGACTTTTTCAGAATTTTAAAAACGGTATAGAAACCTCCGTTGAAGTGTATTATAAATGGATGCACAACCAAATTGATTATAGAAACGAAGCACAACTGTTTTTTAATGAAAACCTTGATGGTGAATTACTTTTAGGAAAAGGAAATGCCTATGGTACAGAGCTTTACATTAACAAAACTAAAGGAAAGGTTACAGGATTTATATCATACACCTTAGCCAAAACTACAAGAACCACGGAGGGAATAAACAATGGCAACCCCTATAGAGCCAATTTTGATTTGAGAAATAATTTGGCCATAGTGTTAAACACAAAGATTGTTTCGAGGTTAAGTGCCACGGCAGCTTTTATTTACACCACCGGAAAACCATTCACCTCAGTTGAAGGAAAATATTTCTTTGAAGGCCAGTGGAATTCTATTTATGGTAAACGAAATAGCACCAGAATACCTGATTATCACCGACTTGATGTCGGTTTTACATGGAAAAATAAAGACTCAAAAAAGTTTAAAAGCAGTTGGAATTTTTCTGTGTATAATGCCTACAACCGTGCAAACGCCTATGCCGTTTATTTTAGAAAAGCTACCCAAAAAGATGCCGCCGAAAATGCAACCATAAAAGAAGGGGACGATGTAGCAGTGCAGGTCACACTGTTTAAAATTATTCCTGCAATAACCTGGAATTTTGAATTTTAA
- a CDS encoding tail fiber domain-containing protein, whose amino-acid sequence MQLLKDMQRFSAYDFSKLKAVHFTISILLCLFIFEPAFSQDGVAINKSGADPHPSAMFDITSNNKGILIPRITKTARIGIPSPANGLLVYQVDDTIGFWYYDQNSWKPFFKQFYAGAGLAGGQISNQQTISLLPTGVIPAQYGAPDSIPQFTINQFGQLVFSKNIALKEVDGIVGNEIADTTSSLGILTKTGTGVATNPYKIGVNPGNSVSDIWVWNGSKWILQQLPTEQDAEIGNEISDTSQSRGILIRNGSGNASNPYTVGVRAGLNVGDVWMWNGNNWVSSPVVHPLEKDSILGNEIADTLNSRGVLERYGSGTATNPYQIGVVSGTNAGDVWMWNGTKWVSASISIPGEKDADIGNEVVDTTNARGILNIYGGGTTANPLKMGIEPGISVGDVWMWNGAKWVSSAIIHPTIPIEKDSVIGNEIADTINSFGILTRFGNGTIGSPYKIGITPGNSVGQSWVWNGLKWTLITIPKEKDSVIGNEIADTLNSRGVLVRNGAGTAANPYTIGVNNGTNTGDVWMWNGSKWIPTQIVHPTEVDAIIGNEITDTTNARGILNKSGAGTAINPYKLSINGGTNTGDVWMWNGNKWVATQIVHPTEVDAIIGNEVTDTIANGFLNLAGAGTSASPKKIGMKPGKNVGDVLIWNGTTWVSGYLGRNSLDMAYDEGGAGVGRTINADAGAVNIAGTDGMLVTGTFGTGATINASGAGTRMIYNPRLAAFRAGGVSSSAWNNANIGQYSFAGGLNTLAQDEYTFSMGRNTRAVGSTSIAMGDSSTTLLPRSIAIGNRSATGGVNSIAIGEKNYVYGQYSIILGNNSTSLGTNSTIIGEESMILSGYNHGYAMGYRDTVKGNFAVAIGNAAYAEGTGSVAIGTNVRTNNPYSVAIGNNAFAIADRSVALGSYVSTNFKNGSFVFGDASTSTVTTPAFLNQMTMRFDNGYKFYTKSDLSTGVSLNNGATSWSTISDRNQKENFEEINGEEILSKIKALPITKWNYIANPDSVKYIGPMAQDFHAAFGLGGDDSCGITTLAFDGVNLAAIKALTERTEKIEALENTVESQSDEIAALRKEIEELKKLIIAIQK is encoded by the coding sequence ATGCAATTATTAAAAGATATGCAACGTTTTTCTGCTTATGATTTTTCCAAACTCAAAGCTGTCCATTTTACTATATCAATACTATTGTGTTTGTTCATTTTTGAACCCGCTTTTTCGCAAGATGGGGTCGCGATTAATAAGTCTGGGGCAGATCCGCACCCATCGGCCATGTTTGATATTACTTCTAATAATAAAGGCATCTTAATTCCAAGAATTACCAAAACGGCAAGAATTGGAATACCATCGCCTGCAAATGGATTGCTTGTTTATCAGGTAGATGATACTATCGGCTTTTGGTATTATGACCAAAACTCCTGGAAGCCCTTTTTTAAACAATTTTATGCCGGAGCGGGACTTGCCGGAGGGCAAATTAGCAATCAACAAACCATTAGCCTATTGCCCACTGGCGTTATTCCTGCCCAGTATGGAGCCCCCGATTCCATTCCGCAGTTTACCATAAATCAATTCGGACAATTGGTCTTTTCAAAAAACATTGCTTTGAAAGAAGTAGATGGAATTGTTGGTAATGAAATTGCGGACACAACATCCTCGCTTGGAATTTTAACAAAAACAGGCACGGGTGTAGCAACAAACCCATATAAAATTGGGGTTAATCCGGGCAATTCGGTCAGTGATATTTGGGTTTGGAATGGCTCAAAATGGATTTTACAACAACTTCCTACTGAGCAGGATGCTGAAATCGGAAACGAAATTTCAGACACATCCCAATCAAGAGGTATTTTAATTCGAAACGGTAGCGGAAACGCATCAAACCCATACACAGTAGGTGTCAGAGCTGGTTTAAATGTTGGAGATGTGTGGATGTGGAATGGCAATAATTGGGTGTCCAGTCCAGTAGTTCATCCATTGGAAAAAGACAGTATTTTAGGGAATGAAATTGCGGACACCCTAAACAGCAGAGGTGTTTTGGAGCGATATGGTTCAGGAACGGCTACAAACCCATATCAAATTGGGGTGGTTTCGGGAACAAATGCAGGCGATGTATGGATGTGGAACGGCACCAAATGGGTATCTGCCTCCATATCAATTCCGGGCGAAAAAGATGCCGATATTGGCAATGAGGTTGTGGACACCACAAACGCCCGGGGCATACTCAATATTTATGGTGGTGGTACAACTGCCAACCCCTTAAAAATGGGTATTGAACCCGGAATAAGTGTTGGAGATGTGTGGATGTGGAACGGAGCAAAATGGGTTTCATCGGCCATCATTCACCCAACAATTCCCATAGAAAAAGACAGCGTTATTGGCAATGAAATTGCAGATACTATAAATAGTTTTGGCATTTTAACAAGATTTGGCAATGGCACGATTGGAAGTCCTTATAAGATTGGAATTACTCCAGGTAACTCCGTTGGTCAATCATGGGTTTGGAATGGCTTGAAATGGACATTGATTACCATTCCCAAAGAAAAAGATAGTGTAATTGGAAATGAAATAGCAGACACACTCAATTCACGCGGAGTGTTGGTTAGAAATGGAGCGGGAACTGCTGCAAATCCATACACAATAGGTGTTAATAATGGAACAAATACGGGAGATGTATGGATGTGGAATGGAAGCAAATGGATTCCAACGCAAATCGTTCATCCTACTGAAGTTGATGCTATTATCGGAAACGAAATTACCGATACCACAAATGCTCGTGGAATATTGAATAAATCTGGAGCCGGAACGGCAATTAATCCCTATAAGTTGAGCATAAATGGAGGAACAAATACGGGGGATGTTTGGATGTGGAATGGAAACAAATGGGTTGCCACACAAATTGTTCACCCAACTGAGGTGGATGCCATTATCGGGAACGAAGTAACCGACACCATTGCAAATGGGTTTTTAAATCTTGCAGGAGCTGGAACATCTGCCAGTCCCAAAAAAATTGGCATGAAGCCAGGTAAAAACGTGGGAGATGTGCTAATTTGGAATGGCACAACTTGGGTGTCAGGATATCTTGGAAGAAACTCTTTAGACATGGCCTATGACGAGGGTGGAGCAGGTGTGGGCAGAACAATTAATGCCGATGCCGGAGCAGTGAATATAGCAGGCACAGACGGTATGCTGGTTACGGGCACCTTTGGCACAGGAGCGACTATTAATGCTTCTGGTGCCGGAACAAGAATGATTTACAATCCTAGATTAGCGGCATTCAGAGCCGGAGGCGTAAGTTCGTCAGCTTGGAACAATGCCAATATTGGCCAATATTCGTTTGCAGGAGGCCTGAACACCTTAGCTCAAGATGAGTACACCTTCTCGATGGGAAGAAATACAAGAGCGGTAGGAAGCACGAGTATAGCTATGGGAGACAGTTCTACTACTCTTCTGCCAAGGTCGATTGCCATTGGCAACCGGTCGGCAACCGGAGGAGTTAATTCCATTGCCATTGGAGAGAAAAATTATGTTTATGGTCAATACTCCATAATTTTGGGTAATAATTCAACATCCCTTGGAACAAACTCAACCATTATTGGGGAGGAATCCATGATTCTTTCCGGCTACAATCATGGCTACGCCATGGGATATAGAGACACGGTAAAAGGAAATTTTGCCGTGGCTATTGGTAATGCAGCTTATGCAGAAGGAACAGGTTCTGTGGCAATTGGAACAAATGTTAGAACCAACAACCCCTATTCTGTGGCCATAGGTAATAATGCATTTGCCATAGCCGACCGTTCGGTGGCTTTGGGCAGTTATGTTTCCACCAACTTTAAAAACGGTTCTTTTGTGTTTGGAGATGCCAGCACATCAACGGTAACCACCCCTGCATTTCTTAATCAAATGACCATGCGTTTTGACAATGGTTATAAGTTTTACACCAAATCGGATTTATCTACCGGAGTCAGTCTTAACAATGGTGCAACCTCATGGTCAACCATCTCTGATAGAAACCAAAAAGAAAACTTTGAAGAAATAAATGGCGAAGAAATTCTATCCAAAATAAAGGCATTGCCCATTACAAAATGGAATTATATAGCCAACCCTGATAGCGTGAAATACATTGGTCCTATGGCTCAAGATTTTCATGCTGCCTTTGGTTTGGGTGGAGATGATTCTTGCGGAATAACCACTCTGGCTTTTGATGGTGTTAACCTGGCAGCAATAAAAGCACTTACCGAAAGAACGGAAAAAATTGAAGCACTCGAAAATACGGTTGAATCACAATCCGACGAAATAGCTGCGTTAAGAAAAGAAATTGAAGAGCTCAAAAAATTGATTATCGCAATTCAAAAATAG
- the pssA gene encoding CDP-diacylglycerol--serine O-phosphatidyltransferase, with amino-acid sequence MKNILKHLPNSITLGNLALGVLSIICSVSGESLWAAIFIATATIPDFLDGLVARSLRVSSAVGKDLDSLADLVSFCVAPAVMIYTLQQPYETGFVAYLTILIPVFGALRLARFNNDSRQTDDFYGLTTTATGLWLASWPFLIEEPNIFSEKILISKALFTIIPIVAAVLMNAPIRLFSLKFKNLSWKANKYRFALVFVSISLILVFQFAGISLIIFAYLLLSLIRNFAE; translated from the coding sequence ATGAAAAATATTTTAAAGCATCTTCCCAATAGCATAACTTTAGGAAACCTTGCGTTGGGGGTTTTGTCCATAATATGTTCTGTGAGTGGAGAGTCTTTATGGGCGGCTATTTTTATAGCAACCGCCACGATACCTGACTTTTTGGATGGCTTGGTTGCAAGATCTCTTCGGGTTTCATCGGCGGTTGGAAAAGATTTGGATAGTTTGGCCGATTTGGTCAGTTTTTGTGTTGCACCTGCCGTTATGATTTATACTTTACAACAGCCTTATGAAACCGGTTTTGTTGCATATTTAACCATTTTGATTCCGGTATTTGGGGCATTGAGGCTGGCACGATTTAACAATGACAGCCGACAAACAGATGATTTTTATGGCCTAACAACTACTGCCACCGGTTTGTGGCTTGCTTCTTGGCCTTTTCTAATTGAGGAGCCAAATATTTTTTCGGAAAAAATTTTAATCAGCAAAGCACTTTTTACCATCATTCCAATTGTGGCGGCAGTTTTAATGAATGCTCCAATACGCCTTTTTTCGCTGAAATTCAAAAACTTAAGCTGGAAAGCAAACAAATATAGATTTGCCCTTGTTTTTGTATCAATTAGTCTTATCTTGGTATTTCAGTTTGCAGGGATAAGTTTGATAATTTTCGCTTATTTACTTTTATCTCTTATCCGTAATTTTGCCGAATGA
- the purS gene encoding phosphoribosylformylglycinamidine synthase subunit PurS: protein MNFRAEINVMPQKALLDPQGKAVHQSMQLVGLNGVESVRIGKHITVELEAENAAEAKQKVEKACKDLLANQVMEYFEFELVEVN from the coding sequence ATGAATTTTAGAGCAGAAATCAATGTGATGCCTCAAAAGGCACTTTTGGATCCACAAGGAAAAGCAGTTCATCAAAGTATGCAGCTTGTTGGTTTAAATGGGGTAGAAAGTGTAAGAATCGGGAAACACATAACTGTTGAGTTGGAAGCAGAAAACGCCGCCGAAGCCAAGCAAAAGGTAGAAAAGGCCTGTAAAGATTTATTGGCCAATCAAGTAATGGAATACTTTGAATTTGAACTTGTGGAAGTAAACTGA
- a CDS encoding DUF4249 domain-containing protein produces the protein MKTVKKIIFGLLAIASFSSCEKIIELDLNNAISVVVVSGQLSNQSEFWMVNLSWSKEYYDQTEIKYVTDAEVTIEVSDGTIDTLFYDTLGNYKSKSMNQCEIGKTYTLNVKHHDKLYTASEKLFYQEPIELLQSFYLPKQNGFIPEGNYVFEYAKEYEPYGDFYLWRITKNNLLMTDSIGYLLDTDEFRETGFFNFQIDPNDPLKDIDKGILPRPFPWPFQIGDSVVVEQLRISEKYYDFMFSFATQQQRSGTPFDPPPANPPSNIKGGAYGYFSVVNITKKSVVIQ, from the coding sequence ATGAAAACAGTAAAAAAAATAATTTTTGGTTTGTTGGCAATTGCCTCTTTTTCCAGCTGCGAAAAAATTATAGAACTAGATTTAAACAACGCCATCTCAGTGGTGGTTGTTAGTGGTCAATTAAGTAATCAATCGGAGTTTTGGATGGTCAATTTGTCGTGGTCGAAAGAATATTATGATCAAACTGAAATAAAATATGTAACCGATGCAGAGGTAACAATTGAGGTTTCTGACGGAACTATTGATACCCTTTTTTATGATACATTGGGCAATTACAAATCAAAGTCTATGAATCAATGTGAGATTGGAAAAACCTATACGCTAAACGTGAAGCACCACGACAAACTTTATACCGCCTCAGAAAAACTGTTTTATCAAGAGCCAATAGAATTGTTGCAATCATTCTATCTACCAAAGCAAAATGGTTTTATTCCAGAAGGAAACTATGTCTTTGAATATGCCAAAGAATATGAGCCATACGGCGATTTTTATTTGTGGCGAATTACCAAAAACAATTTACTTATGACCGACTCAATAGGTTATTTGTTGGATACGGACGAATTCAGAGAAACGGGTTTTTTTAATTTTCAAATAGACCCTAACGACCCGTTAAAAGACATAGACAAAGGAATTCTTCCAAGACCTTTTCCCTGGCCTTTTCAAATCGGTGATTCTGTAGTGGTGGAACAACTGCGTATTTCTGAGAAATATTATGATTTCATGTTTTCATTTGCCACTCAACAGCAAAGAAGTGGAACTCCGTTTGACCCTCCACCGGCCAACCCACCAAGCAATATAAAAGGTGGAGCTTATGGCTACTTTAGCGTTGTTAATATCACCAAAAAATCAGTGGTTATTCAGTAG